Proteins co-encoded in one Acyrthosiphon pisum isolate AL4f unplaced genomic scaffold, pea_aphid_22Mar2018_4r6ur Scaffold_21836;HRSCAF=25019, whole genome shotgun sequence genomic window:
- the LOC103309097 gene encoding uncharacterized protein LOC103309097 — protein sequence MPNVRSPCQWKRRLLSSVVESQLLYAAPIWATQVSKIARTTANLIRPQREAALRVIRAYRSVSDEASLLLARMPPVDLMALERTRIRDWLAAALEPGTVRPSKAAIKREERQATLTLWQTRWESSRKDEWTRRAIPNVKRWMERTVVGVPSSYHMTQVLTNHGCFQY from the coding sequence ATGCCGAACGTAAGGAGCCCGTGCCAGTGGAAGCGAAGGCTCCTCTCCTCGGTGGTCGAGAGCCAGCTGTTGTACGCGGCTCCGATATGGGCCACCCAAGTGTCCAAAATTGCAAGGACCACGGCCAATCTGATTCGGCCCCAGAGGGAAGCCGCCCTGAGGGTAATACGGGCCTACCGATCCGTCTCCGATGAGGCATCCCTGCTGCTGGCGCGCATGCCACCGGTGGATCTAATGGCACTAGAAAGGACGAGGATCAGAGACTGGCTAGCCGCAGCCTTGGAGCCCGGAACAGTCCGCCCATCGAAAGCGGCCATCAAGCGCGAGGAGAGACAGGCGACCCTCACGCTCTGGCAGACAAGATGGGAAAGCAGCAGGAAAGACGAATGGACTCGCCGCGCGATACCCAACGTCAAGAGGTGGATGGAGAGAACTGTTGTGGGGGTGCCCTCGTCGTACCACATGACCCAGGTGCTGACGAACCACGGCTGCTTTCAGTATTAA